From Cetobacterium somerae ATCC BAA-474:
TTACAAATGTTAGTCTAGATCATACTGATTTTTTAGGAAAAAATATATATGAAATAGCTTGTGAAAAAGCTGGAATAATAAAGAAAAATTCTAAAGTTATTGTAGGAAGTTCTGATTTAGAATTTTTAAAAGGAATTGAAGAAAAAGCTAAAACGTATGTAAATGTAATTGAAAAATATAAAGACTCTAAATATGTTTTAGATTTTATGAAATATAAAACAGTTATTGAAGTGGATGGTATTTCATATAAATTTTCATTATTTGGAGATTACCAATATAAAAACTTTTTGTGTGCCTATGAAGTTTTAAATGAGTTAGGTATAAAACCAGAGGTAATACAAAAAGGAGTAGAAAAAGTTAAATGGCAGTGCAGATTTGAAATAATATCTACTGATAAAAATGTTCTTATATTAGATGGAGCTCATAATGAAGATGGAATGAAAACACTTTGTGATACTTTAAAAGTAGGATTTAAGAAGAATGAAATTGTAGCAATAGTATCAATACTAAAGGATAAGGACTCTAAAAAAATTCTAGAAATTTTAGAAAATAGTGTAAGTAAAATTATTTTTACCTCATTAGCTGAAAATTCTAGAGGGCAAAGTGCTTTAGAATTATTTGAAAAATCTAATAAAATAGATAAAGATTATAAAGAGGATATAAATGAAGCATTTAATTTAGCTAAAATAGACAA
This genomic window contains:
- a CDS encoding bifunctional folylpolyglutamate synthase/dihydrofolate synthase translates to MDIEKLLNELYSYSLHGIKLGLKNIEDICEAMGNPQKDYKTIHVAGTNGKGSTSTTIEQVLIEDGRKVGKYTSPHILKFNERISVNGIEISDEDIAYYYAYVKSVIKELRLTPTFFEVTTAMMFKYFSDKKVEYAVIEVGMGGRFDATNIIESDICVITNVSLDHTDFLGKNIYEIACEKAGIIKKNSKVIVGSSDLEFLKGIEEKAKTYVNVIEKYKDSKYVLDFMKYKTVIEVDGISYKFSLFGDYQYKNFLCAYEVLNELGIKPEVIQKGVEKVKWQCRFEIISTDKNVLILDGAHNEDGMKTLCDTLKVGFKKNEIVAIVSILKDKDSKKILEILENSVSKIIFTSLAENSRGQSALELFEKSNKIDKDYKEDINEAFNLAKIDNKKVILLCGSFYLLSKFKEEVLK